A region of Arabidopsis thaliana chromosome 5, partial sequence DNA encodes the following proteins:
- the TRM28 gene encoding histone-lysine N-methyltransferase SETD1B-like protein (unknown protein; BEST Arabidopsis thaliana protein match is: unknown protein (TAIR:AT2G36420.1); Has 700 Blast hits to 624 proteins in 104 species: Archae - 0; Bacteria - 18; Metazoa - 333; Fungi - 60; Plants - 73; Viruses - 24; Other Eukaryotes - 192 (source: NCBI BLink).) produces MASQRHLKDLLEEDQEPFQLQSYISDRRCQINAHVTHLQVKKRRPISQNAGLPSRFCRNACFFSLRESPDPKKSPLFELKSPNRSQNAIFVNIPARTASILLEAAVRIQKQSSEVSKTRTRNAGNAFGIFGSVLKKLTNRKKREISGGKEAGRVSSSSVKDMLRWESPVVRKIVTRKSKRNEEENASSQTHKIASETHFSRRSSSSGVWSESVTNGERSWDVDFETSISTSSRSNGSDEFAMMMNGQDLSEDKRFCESPFHFVLQTMPSNGGFRTPNFSSPAASPRHDCHEMEKESYEVEKLKKLEMEEEEEEKEQSSPVSVLDPPFQDDDEDIHMDDNNIPSSFRSVQKAKHLLLQKLCRFEQLAGLDPMELEKRMSDQETEEEEEEEEEEMKSLYHCEIITQRVLKTYFEEMVEVPEGVEALISDLAAEELPSDIDGEAEAAIVAKRVCERLRSWRDVESNTIDMMVEHDFRTERLGLWRSKNDADVSETVLDIEFEIFEDLVEELSEDIGGNR; encoded by the exons ATGGCGTCTCAGAGACATTTAAAAgatcttcttgaagaagatcaagaaccGTTTCAGCTTCAAAGTTACATCTCAGACCGACGTTGCCAAATCAATGCTCACGTAACGCATTTACAGGTCAAGAAACGCAGACCCATCTCTCAAAACGCTGGACTTCCCTCGCGTTTCTGCCGCAAcgcttgtttcttctctctccgTGAATCTCCTGACCCGAAAAAGTCTCCACTCTTCGAACTCAAGTCACCAAATCGGAGCCAAAACGCGATTTTCGTCAATATACCGGCGAGAACTGCTTCCATTCTACTAGAAGCTGCGGTTAGGATACAGAAACAGAGTTCAGAAGTGTCTAAAACAAGAACACGAAACGCAGGAAACGCGTTTGGTATATTTGGGTCAGTTCTAAAGAAGCTAACGAACCGGAAGAAACGCGAAATCAGCGGCGGCAAAGAAGCTGGTCGcgtttcttcctcttctgttAAAGATATGTTGAGATGGGAATCTCCGGTTGTACGTAAAATAGTCACAAGAAAATCCAAACgtaacgaagaagaaaacgctTCTTCCCAAACGCATAAAATCGCGTCTGAAACGCATTTCTCACGGAGGTCAAGTAGTAGTGGTGTTTGGTCAGAGAGTGTTACGAACGGAGAGAGATCTTGGGACGTTGATTTCGAAACGTCGATTAGCACCAGCAGCCGATCTAACGGTTCAGATGAGTTTGCGATGATGATGAACGGTCAAGATTTATCGGAAGATAAACGTTTTTGTGAAAGCCCGTTTCATTTTGTTCTCCAAACAATGCCATCAAACGGCGGTTTCAGAACGCCGAATTTCTCATCGCCTGCGGCTTCTCCACGCCACGATTGTCATGAG ATGGAAAAAGAGAGTTATGAAGTAGAGAAGCTAAAGAAACTAGaaatggaggaagaggaagaagaaaaagaacagagCAGCCCAGTATCAGTTTTGGACCCTCCATTTCAGGACGATGACGAAGACATTCACATGGATGACAATAACATCCCTTCCAGCTTCAGATCTGTACAAA AAGCAAAGCATCTGCTACTACAGAAGCTTTGTAGATTCGAGCAACTTGCGGGTTTAGATCCCATGGAACTCGAGAAACGAATGTCGGATCAAGAGAccgaggaggaggaggaggaggaagaagaagagatgaaaagTCTTTATCATTGTGAGATTATAACTCAGAGAGTTCTTAAAACATACTTTGAAGAGATGGTAGAAGTTCCGGAAGGCGTAGAAGCATTGATCTCAGACCTTGCAGCAGAGGAATTGCCAAGCGACATCGACGGTGAAGCTGAAGCCGCGATTGTAGCCAAAAGGGTATGCGAGAGATTGAGATCTTGGAGAGATGTGGAGTCAAACACAATCGATATGATGGTCGAACATGATTTCAGAACAGAGAGATTGGGATTATGGAGATCAAAGAACGACGCAGATGTCTCAGAGACGGTTTTGGATATCGAGTTTGAGATTTTTGAGGATTTGGTTGAAGAATTATCAGAAGACATTGGCGGAAACCGGTGA
- the TRM28 gene encoding histone-lysine N-methyltransferase SETD1B-like protein, producing MASQRHLKDLLEEDQEPFQLQSYISDRRCQINAHVTHLQVKKRRPISQNAGLPSRFCRNACFFSLRESPDPKKSPLFELKSPNRSQNAIFVNIPARTASILLEAAVRIQKQSSEVSKTRTRNAGNAFGIFGSVLKKLTNRKKREISGGKEAGRVSSSSVKDMLRWESPVVRKIVTRKSKRNEEENASSQTHKIASETHFSRRSSSSGVWSESVTNGERSWDVDFETSISTSSRSNGSDEFAMMMNGQDLSEDKRFCESPFHFVLQTMPSNGGFRTPNFSSPAASPRHDCHEMEKESYEVEKLKKLEMEEEEEEKEQSSPVSVLDPPFQDDDEDIHMDDNNIPSSFRSVQSTFSNHSFVSKVLPTFFHLIPSYSYQTIDSSLNGYKTVVRLICFRSRTVACSCTNSVFVIMSLSDVLHVISARI from the exons ATGGCGTCTCAGAGACATTTAAAAgatcttcttgaagaagatcaagaaccGTTTCAGCTTCAAAGTTACATCTCAGACCGACGTTGCCAAATCAATGCTCACGTAACGCATTTACAGGTCAAGAAACGCAGACCCATCTCTCAAAACGCTGGACTTCCCTCGCGTTTCTGCCGCAAcgcttgtttcttctctctccgTGAATCTCCTGACCCGAAAAAGTCTCCACTCTTCGAACTCAAGTCACCAAATCGGAGCCAAAACGCGATTTTCGTCAATATACCGGCGAGAACTGCTTCCATTCTACTAGAAGCTGCGGTTAGGATACAGAAACAGAGTTCAGAAGTGTCTAAAACAAGAACACGAAACGCAGGAAACGCGTTTGGTATATTTGGGTCAGTTCTAAAGAAGCTAACGAACCGGAAGAAACGCGAAATCAGCGGCGGCAAAGAAGCTGGTCGcgtttcttcctcttctgttAAAGATATGTTGAGATGGGAATCTCCGGTTGTACGTAAAATAGTCACAAGAAAATCCAAACgtaacgaagaagaaaacgctTCTTCCCAAACGCATAAAATCGCGTCTGAAACGCATTTCTCACGGAGGTCAAGTAGTAGTGGTGTTTGGTCAGAGAGTGTTACGAACGGAGAGAGATCTTGGGACGTTGATTTCGAAACGTCGATTAGCACCAGCAGCCGATCTAACGGTTCAGATGAGTTTGCGATGATGATGAACGGTCAAGATTTATCGGAAGATAAACGTTTTTGTGAAAGCCCGTTTCATTTTGTTCTCCAAACAATGCCATCAAACGGCGGTTTCAGAACGCCGAATTTCTCATCGCCTGCGGCTTCTCCACGCCACGATTGTCATGAG ATGGAAAAAGAGAGTTATGAAGTAGAGAAGCTAAAGAAACTAGaaatggaggaagaggaagaagaaaaagaacagagCAGCCCAGTATCAGTTTTGGACCCTCCATTTCAGGACGATGACGAAGACATTCACATGGATGACAATAACATCCCTTCCAGCTTCAGATCTGTACAAAGTACGTTTTCGAACCACTCTTTTGTCTCTAAAGTTCTCCcaactttttttcatttaattccATCTTACTCTTACCAAACTATTGATTCCTCTTTAAATGGTTATAAAACTGTTGTACGGTTGATCTGTTTTCGAAGCAGAACAGTAGCATGTTCGTGCACGAAtagtgtttttgttataatgtCTCTCAGTGACGTTTTACATGTTATTAGTGCACGCATATAG
- the PTL gene encoding Duplicated homeodomain-like superfamily protein (PETAL LOSS (PTL); CONTAINS InterPro DOMAIN/s: SANT, DNA-binding (InterPro:IPR001005), MYB-like (InterPro:IPR017877); BEST Arabidopsis thaliana protein match is: Homeodomain-like superfamily protein (TAIR:AT3G10000.1); Has 1269 Blast hits to 922 proteins in 144 species: Archae - 0; Bacteria - 109; Metazoa - 238; Fungi - 32; Plants - 703; Viruses - 29; Other Eukaryotes - 158 (source: NCBI BLink).) has protein sequence MDQDQHPQYGIPELRQLMKGGGRTTTTTPSTSSHFPSDFFGFNLAPVQPPPHRLHQFTTDQDMGFLPRGIHGLGGGSSTAGNNSNLNASTSGGGVGFSGFLDGGGFGSGVGGDGGGTGRWPRQETLTLLEIRSRLDHKFKEANQKGPLWDEVSRIMSEEHGYQRSGKKCREKFENLYKYYRKTKEGKAGRQDGKHYRFFRQLEALYGDSNNLVSCPNHNTQFMSSALHGFHTQNPMNVTTTTSNIHNVDSVHGFHQSLSLSNNYNSSELELMTSSSEGNDSSSRRKKRSWKAKIKEFIDTNMKRLIERQDVWLEKLTKVIEDKEEQRMMKEEEWRKIEAARIDKEHLFWAKERARMEARDVAVIEALQYLTGKPLIKPLCSSPEERTNGNNEIRNNSETQNENGSDQTMTNNVCVKGSSSCWGEQEILKLMEIRTSMDSTFQEILGGCSDEFLWEEIAAKLIQLGFDQRSALLCKEKWEWISNGMRKEKKQINKKRKDNSSSCGVYYPRNEENPIYNNRESGYNDNDPHQINEQGNVGSSTSNANANANVTTGNPSGAMAASTNCFPFFMGDGDQNLWESYGLRLSKEENQ, from the exons ATGGATCAAGATCAGCATCCTCAGTACGGTATACCGGAGCTCCGGCAGCTCATGAAAGGCGGAGGAAGGACGACTACTACAACACCGTCTacttcttctcattttccCTCTGATTTCTTCGGTTTTAACCTTGCTCCGGTGCAGCCACCGCCACACCGTCTTCATCAGTTCACTACTGATCAAGATATGGGTTTCTTGCCACGTGGCATACATGGATTGGGTGGAGGTTCTTCAACGGCTGGAAATAACAGTAACTTAAACGCGAGTACTAGTGGTGGAGGAGTTGGGTTTAGTGGGTTTCTTGACGGTGGTGGTTTCGGCAGCGGAGTAGGAGGAGACGGTGGAGGAACTGGAAGGTGGCCGAGACAAGAAACCCTAACTCTGTTGGAAATTAGATCTCGTCTTGATCATAAATTCAAAGAAGCTAATCAAAAAGGACCTCTTTGGGATGAAGTTTCTAG GATTATGTCCGAGGAACATGGATACCAAAGGAGTGGGAAGAAATGCAGAGAGAAGTTTGAGAATCTGTACAAATACTATAGGAAGACTAAAGAAGGCAAAGCCGGAAGACAAGACGGAAAACATTACAGATTTTTCCGGCAGCTCGAAGCGCTATACGGGGATTCTAATAACTTGGTTTCTTGTCCCAATCATAACACGCAGTTCATGAGCAGTGCTCTTCATGGTTTCCATACTCAAAACCCTATGAACGTTACTACAACAACGTCCAACATCCATAACGTTGATAGTGTTCATGGTTTTCATCAAAGCCTTAGTCTTTCTAACAACTACAACTCCTCCGAGCTTGAGCTGATGACTTCCTCTTCGGAAGGGAATGATTCTAGTAGTAGAAGGAAAAAGAGGAGTTGGAAAGCGAAGATAAAGGAGTTCATTGATACGAACATGAAAAGGTTGATAGAGAGGCAAGATGTTTGGCTTGAGAAGTTGACAAAGGTTATTGAAGACAAAGAGGAACAACGGATGATGAAAGAAGAGGAATGGAGGAAGATTGAAGCTGCAAGGATTGATAAAGAGCATTTGTTTTGGGCTAAAGAGAGGGCGAGGATGGAAGCTAGGGATGTTGCGGTGATTGAGGCATTGCAATACTTGACAGGAAAGCCATTGATAAAGCCGCTGTGTTCATCCCCGGAAGAGAGGACAAATGGTAATAATGAGATCCGAAACAATAGTGAGACACAGAATGAGAATGGAAGCGATCAAACGATGACTAACAATGTTTGTGTTAAAGGAAGTAGTAGCTGCTGGGGTGAGcaagagattttaaagctTATGGAGATAAGAACGAGCATGGACTCGACCTTTCAAGAGATATTAGGAGGGTGCTCGGATGAGTTTCTATGGGAGGAAATCGCAGCGAAGTTGATTCAGTTAGGGTTTGATCAGAGAAGTGCCTTATTATGCAAGGAAAAGTGGGAATGGATAAGCAATGGAatgaggaaagaaaagaagcaaatcaacaagaaaagaaaggataaTTCGTCCAGCTGCGGCGTGTACTACCCGAGAAACGAAGAAAATCCAATCTACAATAATCGAGAAAGTGGATATAATGATAATGATCCGCATCAAATCAACGAACAAGGCAATGTAGGTTCTTCAACAtcaaacgcaaacgcaaacgcaaacgTAACCACTGGAAATCCGAGCGGTGCAATGGCTGCTAGTACAAACTGCTTCCCGTTCTTCATGGGAGATGGAGATCAGAATTTGTGGGAGAGTTATGGTTTGAGGCTCagtaaagaagagaatcagtAA